From the genome of Jannaschia sp. S6380:
GGCGGGCCGGTGACCTCGTCAGGCCAGCTCGGACGCCGTAGCCGGGCGCCTGGCCACGCCGGGGACGTCGGTGGCGGCCTCGCGCACGGCCGGGGCCTCCGCCTCGTCCGCCTTGCCGTGGCAAGACTTGCCCAGAACCAGGAACATCACGCCGTGCAGCGCGAGGCAGATCAGCAGCGGCGCGAAG
Proteins encoded in this window:
- a CDS encoding DUF2933 domain-containing protein, with protein sequence MKRLTGLNLMNLGMMACCVVMLAPVAAFFLMGGTITGIASAATAFAPLLICLALHGVMFLVLGKSCHGKADEAEAPAVREAATDVPGVARRPATASELA